Proteins co-encoded in one Papaver somniferum cultivar HN1 chromosome 5, ASM357369v1, whole genome shotgun sequence genomic window:
- the LOC113277630 gene encoding uncharacterized protein LOC113277630, which yields MQPVTDTFSSVQSLPFFPIGRNTTITSRYKEFWREQLLTFQKFSEEVVTDSRGEPSSDVLKEHPRLKPLPGKRTRADDCSPQAGVRSKKQACGLVILNSSNMQGIPKENVFTRLARIQNEKSGNADLREKSGDIDLCDGKPGNTDPYAEKSGDTGPHAEKSGDTCEKSGDTGPFPDDRDGASSTGWSASPSGNLSELVDEVVMEINTQSEVDIRKNAGEETSAIVTVEATPLKDLLVPVPIDKAAMVTFFERPLAADKVSDEALTRQPVVPGDIFNPPFDVPRAGHVLVGGFSVPAQFEELYSAIWKKHGHIATTTKLKSRLALVNRVQEVLFSIQGMSVTTGHTVSEEMIEDWKCH from the exons ATGCAGCCGGTTACTGACACATTTTCGTCAGTGCAGAGCCTTCCTTTCTTTCCTATAGGAAGAAATACGACGATAACTAgcaggtataaggaattttggagggagcaattgttaaccttccagaaattctcggaggaggttgtgacagattcccgcgGCGAGCCATCTTCTGACGTCTTGAAGGAGCATCCTCGACtgaaaccactcccaggtaaacgaaccagagctgacgactgcagtccccaagcaggagtgcggtctaagaagcaggcatgtggcctggtgatcctcaattcctccaatatgcag GGAATTCCGAAAGAGAATGTTTTCACAAGATTGGCGCGCATTCAGAACGAGAAGTCTGGTAACGCTGATCTTCGtgagaagtctggcgatattGACCTTTGTGATGGGAAGCCTGGTAATACTGATCCTTATGCTGAGAAGTCTGGTGACACTGGCCCTCATGCTGAGAAGTCTGGTGATACATGTGAGAAGTCTGGTGATACCGGTCCTTTTCCAGATGACAGAGATGGCGCAAGTTCGACTGGATGGAGTGCTTCCCCgagtggtaaccttagtgagcttgtagacgaGGTCGTGATGGAAATCAACACTCAGAGTGAAGTAGACATCCGGAAGAATGCGGGAGAAGAAACATCTGCTATCGTTACTGTCGAGGCGACTCCCCTTAAAGATCTTCTTGTGCCGGTCCCTATTGATAAGGCAGCCATGGTGACTTTTTTtgaaaggcctcttgcagctgacaaggttTCTGATGAAGCATTGACAAGgcaacctgttgttcctggggATATCTTCAATCCTCCCTTTGATGTCCCTCgtgcaggtcatgtgttggttggggggttcagtgtgccggctcagttcgaggagttgtACTCGgcgatatggaagaagcacggccacattgctaccaccacaaagctcaaaagtcgccttgcattAGTCAATCGCGTCCAAGAAGTTTTATTCTCCATTCAAGGGATGAGCGTCACGACTGGTCACACCGTTTCTGAGGAGATGATCGAAGACTGGAAGTGTCATTGA